The following are from one region of the Sandaracinus amylolyticus genome:
- a CDS encoding serine/threonine-protein kinase PknK yields MERGQRDPAEDSARRENPWPARTSPTRTVERERTFMVTRAGRDVALWYIRAFRAADARVVARDEQERFELRHRVMSTAMSEVWRARDRLTGRDVALKLIALATTADRDRFEREHVLLAGIAHPSIVAYVAHGTTDRGDAWLAMEWLEGETLQARLAQRELTVLESVHLVAAIAHALGVAHARGIVHRDVKPGNVMLTERGAKLLDFGIARRGLADRVTATGALVGTPGYMAPEQARGELVIDARADVFALGCVLYRCLAQRPAFPGDALVTVLADLAAGRYEPLERVRPALPAPLLALVHRMLARDLADRPADAREVAAVLDAMEPLLPRHERPLTTAVLGEDEQRLVAVVLASIDPAHPTPRRALIAALRPLGVEPEVLPDRSVLVALRGTTTATDLAARAARCALLSRGVLPDASIAIATGRGLFAASTLLGEARERAEALLRESTGATITIDDATAGLLDARFEIVVREGGGFELRAMRDVAGEGRAVGMHLPFAGREREIAMIDATLDECVEARVARAVLVTGPPGAGKSRLATELVARVDARGDVVVVGARADSVGRRSPWQLAARIARRALDLDPGSDASVQREAIVAWAAREIPEEDDRARTATFLAELVGARITDAADVQLAPARMDPMRMGDQLRRAFQDLLAARCERGPLMLVLEDLHWADLPSIRALDGTLRALADRPLLVLGLARPEVHDPFPSLWAERGASQLRLGELGRRTCERLARSVLGDDAPAALIARIVERCAGNALFLEEILRRVALEPGEDALPDSVLAMLQARLESLSGPARRVARAASVFGKDAPLAGVIALVGGAEPIDEALRELVDHEIVEVRGTGFARDREVSFHHELVREAAYDMLTDDDRRLGHRLAAAWLERSNTRDATLLAEHLQRGSEPTLAIVWLERAGEQALEGGDFEGAVDHARRALALGAASHPERAGSIAMIEVEALAWSARFAELHDAARAVMSSAPPGSPLWSRAASALLFAGSALPLARAAEIIGQIITAELPEDARSVQVRAHAIAAIVLYRAGQIAIADPILARLARQDGQERDPGSLAWIELVRVYRARFGEGDPAAARRHAERAARHAERAGDAGALGLARIDVAYSSLGLGLVEEALDAARIAVDTGETHGAGFLVAYARGVLGLALARRGRLAEARTELEGCIARADAAGDGVNQGFARNLLATVALAEGDAPRARRLATEALAAPIPPTTRAYAAATASSAALACGDVDAACTLAEDAWCALALTGAPELAHGVIARARIEALIARGDREAARLTIADARARLATRSARIDDPRWRAAFDALPEHAWLAQLDE; encoded by the coding sequence GTGGAACGCGGCCAGCGCGACCCCGCGGAGGACTCGGCGCGCCGCGAGAACCCGTGGCCCGCGAGGACGTCGCCCACCCGAACCGTGGAGCGCGAGAGGACGTTCATGGTCACTCGCGCGGGGCGCGACGTCGCACTCTGGTATATTCGCGCGTTTCGAGCCGCGGACGCCAGGGTGGTCGCACGGGACGAGCAGGAACGCTTCGAGCTGCGACACCGCGTGATGTCCACGGCGATGTCGGAGGTGTGGCGCGCACGGGATCGCCTCACGGGTCGCGACGTCGCGCTGAAGCTGATCGCGCTCGCGACGACGGCGGATCGTGATCGCTTCGAGCGCGAGCACGTGCTGCTCGCGGGCATCGCGCATCCGAGCATCGTCGCGTACGTCGCGCACGGCACGACCGATCGCGGCGACGCGTGGCTCGCGATGGAGTGGCTCGAGGGAGAGACGCTGCAGGCGCGGCTCGCGCAGCGCGAGCTCACGGTGCTCGAGTCGGTTCACCTCGTCGCGGCGATCGCCCACGCGCTCGGCGTCGCGCACGCGCGCGGCATCGTGCACCGCGACGTGAAGCCCGGGAACGTGATGCTCACCGAGCGCGGGGCGAAGCTCCTCGACTTCGGGATCGCGCGCCGTGGGCTCGCCGATCGCGTGACCGCGACCGGCGCGCTCGTCGGCACGCCGGGCTACATGGCCCCCGAGCAGGCGCGCGGAGAGCTCGTGATCGACGCGCGCGCCGACGTCTTCGCGCTCGGGTGCGTGCTCTATCGCTGCCTCGCGCAGCGTCCCGCGTTCCCCGGCGACGCGCTCGTCACCGTGCTCGCCGATCTCGCGGCCGGCCGCTACGAGCCCCTCGAGCGCGTCCGGCCTGCGCTGCCGGCGCCGCTGCTCGCGCTCGTGCACCGCATGCTCGCGCGCGATCTCGCGGACCGTCCCGCCGACGCGCGCGAGGTCGCGGCGGTGCTCGACGCGATGGAGCCGCTCCTGCCGCGACACGAGCGACCGCTCACCACCGCGGTGCTGGGCGAGGACGAGCAGCGCCTCGTCGCGGTCGTGCTCGCGTCGATCGATCCCGCGCACCCGACCCCGCGCCGCGCGCTGATCGCGGCGCTGCGTCCGCTCGGCGTCGAGCCCGAGGTGCTGCCCGATCGCAGCGTGCTCGTCGCGCTGCGAGGCACCACGACCGCGACCGATCTCGCGGCGCGCGCGGCACGATGCGCGCTCCTCTCGCGCGGCGTGCTCCCCGACGCATCGATCGCGATCGCGACCGGACGCGGGCTCTTCGCAGCCTCGACGCTGCTCGGCGAAGCGCGCGAGCGCGCCGAGGCGCTGCTTCGCGAGAGCACGGGCGCGACGATCACGATCGACGATGCGACCGCCGGGCTGCTCGACGCGCGCTTCGAGATCGTGGTGCGCGAGGGCGGCGGCTTCGAGCTGCGCGCGATGCGCGACGTCGCGGGCGAAGGGCGCGCCGTCGGGATGCACCTCCCGTTCGCCGGTCGCGAGCGCGAGATCGCGATGATCGACGCGACCCTCGACGAGTGCGTCGAAGCGCGCGTCGCGCGAGCAGTGCTCGTCACCGGGCCGCCGGGCGCCGGAAAGTCGCGGCTCGCGACGGAGCTCGTGGCCCGCGTCGACGCGCGCGGCGACGTCGTGGTCGTCGGGGCGCGCGCCGACAGCGTCGGACGGCGATCGCCGTGGCAGCTCGCCGCGCGCATCGCGCGGCGCGCGCTCGACCTCGACCCTGGGTCGGACGCGAGCGTGCAGCGCGAGGCGATCGTCGCGTGGGCGGCGCGCGAGATCCCCGAGGAGGACGATCGCGCACGCACCGCGACGTTCCTCGCCGAGCTCGTGGGCGCGCGCATCACCGACGCCGCCGACGTCCAGCTCGCCCCGGCGCGAATGGATCCGATGCGCATGGGCGATCAGCTCCGCCGCGCGTTCCAGGATCTGCTCGCCGCGCGCTGCGAGCGCGGCCCGCTGATGCTCGTGCTCGAGGATCTGCACTGGGCCGATCTGCCGTCGATCCGCGCCCTCGACGGCACGCTGCGCGCGCTCGCGGATCGCCCGCTGCTCGTGCTCGGCCTCGCCCGCCCCGAGGTGCACGATCCGTTTCCCTCGCTCTGGGCGGAGCGCGGCGCGTCGCAGCTGCGCCTCGGCGAGCTCGGCCGTCGCACCTGCGAGCGCCTCGCGCGCAGCGTGCTCGGCGACGACGCGCCCGCCGCGCTGATCGCGCGCATCGTCGAGCGCTGCGCGGGGAACGCGCTCTTCCTCGAGGAGATCCTGCGCCGCGTCGCGCTCGAGCCCGGCGAGGACGCGCTGCCCGACTCGGTGCTCGCGATGCTGCAGGCGCGCCTCGAGTCGCTCTCGGGGCCCGCACGTCGGGTCGCGCGCGCGGCGAGCGTGTTCGGCAAGGACGCGCCGCTCGCGGGCGTCATCGCGCTGGTCGGAGGCGCGGAGCCGATCGACGAGGCGCTGCGCGAGCTCGTCGATCACGAGATCGTCGAGGTGCGAGGCACCGGCTTCGCGCGCGATCGCGAGGTCTCGTTCCACCACGAGCTCGTGCGCGAAGCCGCGTACGACATGCTCACCGACGACGATCGGCGGCTCGGTCATCGGCTCGCCGCCGCATGGCTCGAGCGCAGCAACACGCGCGACGCGACGCTCCTCGCCGAGCACCTGCAGCGAGGCAGCGAGCCCACGCTCGCGATCGTGTGGCTCGAGCGGGCGGGCGAGCAGGCCCTGGAGGGCGGCGACTTCGAGGGCGCCGTGGATCACGCGCGACGCGCGCTCGCCCTCGGCGCGGCATCGCACCCCGAGCGTGCGGGATCGATCGCGATGATCGAGGTCGAGGCCCTCGCCTGGAGCGCCCGCTTCGCGGAGCTGCACGACGCCGCGCGCGCCGTGATGTCGAGCGCACCACCTGGCAGCCCGCTCTGGAGCCGCGCCGCGTCCGCGCTGCTCTTCGCCGGCAGCGCGCTCCCGCTCGCGCGAGCCGCGGAGATCATCGGGCAGATCATCACCGCGGAGCTCCCCGAGGACGCGCGCTCGGTGCAGGTACGCGCCCACGCGATCGCCGCGATCGTGCTCTATCGCGCGGGCCAGATCGCCATCGCGGATCCCATCCTCGCGCGCCTCGCGCGGCAGGACGGCCAGGAGCGCGACCCCGGCTCGCTCGCATGGATCGAGCTCGTCCGCGTCTACCGCGCACGTTTCGGCGAAGGAGACCCTGCGGCAGCACGCCGCCACGCCGAGCGCGCTGCACGACACGCGGAGCGCGCGGGCGACGCAGGCGCGCTCGGTCTGGCGCGCATCGACGTCGCGTACTCGAGCCTCGGCCTCGGCCTCGTCGAGGAAGCGCTCGACGCGGCGCGGATCGCCGTCGACACCGGCGAAACCCACGGCGCGGGCTTCCTCGTCGCGTACGCGCGCGGCGTGCTCGGGCTCGCGCTCGCGCGACGTGGCCGTCTCGCCGAGGCGCGCACCGAGCTCGAGGGCTGCATCGCGCGCGCCGACGCAGCAGGCGACGGCGTGAACCAGGGCTTCGCGCGCAACCTGCTCGCGACGGTCGCCCTCGCCGAGGGCGACGCCCCGCGCGCGCGACGGCTCGCGACCGAAGCGCTCGCCGCGCCGATCCCGCCGACGACCCGTGCCTATGCCGCGGCCACCGCCTCGAGCGCGGCGCTCGCGTGCGGCGACGTCGACGCCGCGTGCACGCTCGCCGAGGACGCGTGGTGCGCGCTCGCGCTCACCGGCGCGCCCGAGCTCGCGCACGGCGTGATCGCCCGTGCGCGCATCGAGGCGCTGATCGCTCGTGGGGATCGCGAGGCCGCGCGCCTCACGATCGCCGACGCACGCGCGCGCCTCGCCACGCGCAGCGCGCGCATCGACGATCCGCGCTGGCGCGCGGCGTTCGACGCGCTCCCCGAGCACGCGTGGCTCGCGCAGCTCGACGAGTGA
- a CDS encoding branched-chain amino acid transaminase produces the protein MVDRVAKIWMDGRLVDWDAAQVHVLTHTLHYGLGTFEGIRAYETHDGRTAIFRLREHVRRLFDSAKICTIPMPYTQDQIVDACIETVRANGLSSCYLRPLVFLGDGAMGLGAINPTRVSIAVWKWGAYLGEEGLAKGIRAKVSSFTRPGINMLMSKGKVSGHYVNSVLAKREAIAAGYQEAIMLDAQGRVSEATGENVWLVRDGVVATAPYGGSILGGITRDTLLTILRKDLGVEVQERDITRDELWIADEVFMCGTAAEVTPVREIDDRQIGAGARGPLTKKVQDRYFEVVRGVRPPVAEWLTYV, from the coding sequence ATGGTCGATCGGGTGGCGAAGATCTGGATGGACGGACGATTGGTCGACTGGGACGCCGCCCAGGTCCACGTCCTCACGCACACCCTCCACTACGGCCTCGGTACGTTCGAGGGCATCCGCGCCTACGAGACGCACGACGGGCGCACCGCGATCTTCCGGCTGCGCGAGCACGTCCGCCGCCTCTTCGACTCCGCGAAGATCTGCACGATCCCGATGCCGTACACGCAGGACCAGATCGTCGATGCGTGCATCGAGACGGTCCGCGCGAACGGCCTCAGCAGCTGCTACCTGCGCCCGCTCGTGTTCCTCGGCGACGGCGCGATGGGCCTCGGCGCGATCAACCCGACGCGCGTGTCGATCGCGGTGTGGAAGTGGGGCGCGTACCTCGGCGAAGAAGGCCTTGCGAAGGGCATCCGCGCGAAGGTCAGCTCGTTCACGCGCCCCGGCATCAACATGCTGATGTCGAAGGGCAAGGTCTCGGGCCACTACGTGAACAGCGTGCTCGCGAAGCGCGAGGCGATCGCCGCGGGCTACCAGGAAGCGATCATGCTCGACGCGCAGGGCCGCGTGTCCGAGGCGACCGGCGAGAACGTGTGGCTCGTGCGCGACGGCGTCGTCGCGACCGCGCCCTACGGCGGCTCGATCCTCGGCGGGATCACGCGGGACACGCTGCTCACGATCCTGCGCAAGGATCTCGGCGTCGAGGTGCAGGAGCGCGACATCACGCGCGACGAGCTCTGGATCGCCGACGAGGTCTTCATGTGCGGCACCGCCGCCGAGGTGACGCCGGTGCGCGAGATCGACGATCGGCAGATCGGCGCGGGCGCGCGCGGCCCGCTGACGAAGAAGGTGCAGGACCGCTACTTCGAGGTCGTGCGCGGCGTTCGTCCGCCGGTCGCCGAGTGGCTCACGTACGTGTGA